The nucleotide sequence ACATAACCATAGTTGATAAAGAAAACCTTCCATACTACAGCAAGCCAATGCTGAGTCATTACATAGCTGGCTTTATTAATGAAAAGGCTCTCTTTCCATATTCTTTTGAATGGTATGAAAAGAAGGATATAGAACTTAAGCTTGGAGTTGAGGCTAAAGTAATAGACAGGGCAAGGAAAAGGCTGATAACCTCTGAAGGGGAGCTTGACTATGATATTTTAGTTCTTGCAACGGGAGCAAAGGCAAGAGAGCCTATGGTGGAAGGCAAAGAGCACTTGAAGGTACTGAGAACGTTTGAAGACGCGAAGGCTATAAGAGATGCTCTTGAGCACGAAGGGGAAATAATAATTTTGGACGGTGGATTTATATCCGTTGAGCTCGCTGGAAATCTTGCAAAGGCTGGCTATGATGTAAGGCTCATTCATAGAAGAAATACACTTCTTGGTCTTGACGAGGAACTGAGCGAAATATTGAAGGAGAGGCTTGAAAACGTTGGAGTTAAGTTTCATCTCAACACAAATCTAGTAAAAGCTGATGAGGGCGGTGTTTTTACAGATAAGGGCTACATTGAGGGCACACTTAAAGTGTGTGCTTTTGGTATAATACCAAATAGGGAGATTGCAATGAGGAGCGGAATACATACTGGGAGAGGTATTCTAATTGATGAGCAATTCAGAACCTCAGCGAGAGATGTGTATGCAATTGGAGACTGTGCCGAGTACAATAGTATAATCTGTGGAACTGCCAGAGCTTCTATGGAACATGCGAGAGTTCTGGCAAATCTGCTTAGGGGAAAAAAGGATAGATATAATTTTGAGCTTCGCTCCTCTGTTTTCAAGCTCGCTGATTTTTCAATCGCAATAATTGGAAAAATTAAAGGAGCAGGGCAGTGGATAAATGAAGATGTCAAAATATTTAGTGCTCAAGGGAAGATTTTGGGTGCAGTGGTTTTTGATGACTTAAAAACTGCTATGAAACTTGAAAAACTTATCAAGACTGGAGCAGGCTATAATGGGCTCTTATAAAAATTATAACAACTTATGGCTTGAGAAAGTCTTTTATATTTCTTTTTCGAAAATATATTGAAACGATTCGATGGGGGTGAATAGCATGGCTGTGAAAAGGGAAATGACAAAGAAGTTTTTAAGCGAAGCTTATGCAGGTGAAAGCCAAGCCCACATGAAGTACCTTATTTTTGCAGAGGTTGCTGAAAAAGAAGGATTTCCAAACATCGCAAAGCTCTTTAGGGCAATCGCCTTTGCTGAGTTTGTTCACGCTAAGAACCATCTCAAAGCTCTTGGAAATGTAAAGGATACAGTTGAAAATCTCCAAATGGCCATAGATGGTGAAACCTTTGAGGTTGAGGAGATGTATCCAGCTTATAAGGCTGTTGCAGAATTGCAAGGGGAAAATGAAGCTGTTAGGAGCACACACTATGCGTTAGAGGCAGAAAAGATTCACGCTGGACTATACAAGAAAGCAAAAGAACTTGCAGAGCAAAAGAAGGACATCGAAATTAAGAAGATTTACATATGTCCTGTCTGTGGTTATACAGCAGTAGACGAAGCCCCAGAAAAGTGTCCAGTCTGTAATATACCGAAAGAAAAGTTTGTTGTCTTTGAGTGAGCTTTTCTTTTTCTTAACTTTTCAAGTTTGAGACACAAACTTTATAAGGTCGACCTAATAATATTAGAGTGAGGTTTGTAAGATGGCAAAGTGGAAATGTATAGTTTGTGGATATATCTACGATGAGGAGGAAGGCGACCCAGACAATGGAATAGCTCCGGGAACAAAGTTTGAAGACTTGCCGGATGATTGGGTTTGCCCGCTCTGTGGAGCTGGAAAAGACATGTTTGAGAAAATAGAGTGAGGTGATGAAGATGTTGAGCAAAACTATAGCTTCTGGAGATTGGAAAGGAGAGAAGCACGTTCCAGTTATAGAGTACAAGAAGGATGGAGATTTGCTTGAGATTGAAGTTAGCGTTGGAAAAGAAATTCCACACCCAAACACACCAGAGCACCACATAGCTTGGATTGAACTCTACTTCCACCCAGAGGGAGAGAAGTTCCCAATTATGGTTGGCAGAGTGGCATTTACCAACCATAGCGATCCACTCACTGAGCCAAAGGCAAAATTCTACATCAGAACAAACAAGAAAGGCAAACTCTATGCTTTAAGCTACTGTAACATTCACGGGCTCTGGGAGAACAGTGTTGATGTTGAGTGATTTTCTTTTCTTTATTCGTTTTTGTCCAGCAATGTTTTTTAATAAGCATGCTGATTTTAGTTTGGTGAAGAGTAATGAAGATTTATAGCCCAGATAGAGAGTATCCACCTGAATATCTCGAAGTTCTTGAAGAGCTTAGGAGAATAATTGATCCCGTTACTGGTGGAGATATACTTGACTCAGGTGTTGTTGCGGGCTTAGAGGTTACCAAAGATACCTTGAAGATATGGCTCAGGTTTGAAAGCCATGCAGAATACAATATAATTGGCGAATCTCCGATAGCTTACTCCAAGATAATCGGCGACATAATGGAACGCTTTGCATTGGTTAAATTTGATAATGTTTACGTTTATGATTTGGCTAACAATATAGTCGGAAAGTTTGAAAATAAGGGCAGGCATAGGCCAGAAGACTTAGGAGATGTCTAAGCAATGGGACTTTTTGACTTTTTAAAGCAGAAGGAACCAAAAGACGTGAAAAAGAAAGAGTTGCCCGAAGAGGTTAGACGTGTTGTTGAAATTCTGAAAAAAGTCAGAGATCCTGAAACTGAGCTGAGCATAGTGGATGAAGGTTTGGTTTATGGACTAACTGTAAAAGGAAAACTTGTCCAAGTTTTTCTCCTCATGGCTCGTTCAACTCCAGAGTGCCATTTCTGCCGGATGATAGCTATAAACGTGCAAAGGAAAATTTTGGATGAAATTATTCGTATACTTAAAGAGGAAGGATTTGACAAAGTTGAAGTTTACAATGAATTAGGGCTACTTTTAGCAGAAGAATAACTCAAAAAATATCTAGAAAGGCGTTAGAATTCGACTTTTATGCCTGTCTCTTCTTCGACCTCTTCGAATCCTTTTTTCATGTACTTGCCAAGTTCAGGGTCGAGCTTTAGGAGCAGAGCTAAGAACTCACCTACATGTTCTTTTTCCTCATTTGCAACATCAAGGAAGGTGTGTTTTACAGCTTCATCATCAATCAGCTCGGCAAACTGCTCGTAGAAGTTTATAGCATCGAGTTCAGCTATAACAGCCCAGCGAAGGGCTTGAACAATTTCGTTTTTGGACAGTTTTTTCTTGTTTATGGAAATTGGATTCAATCCAAGCATGCTATCACCGCTTATATTTCGACCTTAGAGGCAATAAACATTTCCATTAATCAACCTCAAGACTAAAGTCCTGGTAATCCATCCAGATGCCGGTCTTCATAACTGAATCATATTGAGCCTTTAAAAGTTCATAGTGGGCTTTCTCCACTTTAGCCAGTTCGAGAAAAATCTTTTTCACGTTCTCATCTTTTGCTTCCTCAGCAGCCTTTTCATAGAACTCCCACGTCAGCTTTTCCTGTTCCATGCCTATCTCTACCGCCTTGACTTCACTCAGGGACCCTTCATATTTTGGGCTCAGCTTTTCTAAGACTCTCTTATCAATCGTCGGAAGTTCACATTTCTCCACAATCTTCTCAACGAACTTCCTCTCAAAGACGTTCCAATGCTCAGCTTCTTCCCCCGCTAGAAATAGAAACATCTTCTTTGCCCTTTCGTCTTTGGCTTTCTTTGCCATTTCTATATAGAACCTAAGCTCAGCCTTCTCAACTTCAAGTGCCAAAGCAAGTGCTTCAAGCTCGTTCATATTATCACCAAAATTTATTTAGGGCTTAGAGCTATAACTCTTTTGGGAACAAAAATGAAGATCGTCAAAGTGGAAAATCCATTATCACTTAAAAATGAGCTGCTTAGCTTTGTTTTCAGAGTGTACCAAGGCACTAATGGAGCGTATCCAGCTCTTGAGTGGGTTGAGAACAAGCCAAACCCAGAGGACTTTGAAGGCTTCAAAAGGGTATATGAACCTTTTCTAGAATTCAGACTTGGAAAGGAGTTCGATGAGCTGTACATTTTAAAGGGAAATGGGGAGATAATAGGTGTTATTGCCCTCGTTTATACTTTTGAAGACAAAAACATCTGGTGGGTACCGGAGGAACTGAAAAATGAAAAAACTGGTCTAATAGAGTTTTTTATGGTTGATCCAGCATTTAGGGGAAGAGGTTATGGGTCAAAGCTTTTAGAGTTTGCCGTTAAGAGGCTGAAAGAGCTTGGGAAAGAGCCATATTTGATAACGTTCAAACATCTTGGGGCTTATCAGTATTATCTCAAAAGAGGGTTCAAGGAATTGGGGGAATATAAAGATTTTGTCGTATTGAAATATGAGGATTGATATTGAAATAAAGATATAGTTAAGTGTAAAACTTTCGAAAAAGTAGCAAGATACTTTTTCATTTAATAGTGCAAAAGTTTTATATAAATCAAGTTAATGAGATAATATTCTAGAGGGAGATAATATGACTCGCATTTCTACTGGTGTAAGAGGGTTGGACAAAATGCTTAATGGAGGGTTAATACCGGGTAGAGCATATCTCATTAAAGGTGGTCCTGGTACTGGGAAAACAATATTATCCATCCATTTCCTTATGGAGGGAGTTAAGAATGGGGAAAAAGTTCTTTATATAACTCTTGAAGAGCCAATTGAAATTCTCAAGGAGGATATGAGAAAATTGGGTTTTGACATAGATAACCCTCTGTTTGTAGGAATAGATGCAACCCCTGTAAAAGAGAAAAGGAGTATCTTTGAAGGATTCCACTATGAAGAATTCGCAAAGGGTTTTACTGAGCTTGTAAGAGCCGTCAGAGAGAGATTAAAAGAGGATAAGTTTACACGTGTAGTCATTGATCCCATTACAATGATAAAGCTGACGATGGAGGATGAGCTTGAGTACAGGAGGACTTTCCTTGCATTTTTAAAGGAGATTGCAAACTATAATGTAACTTTGTTTTTGACGTCTGAAGTTTACGAAATGAGTATTGAGGACTACTTGGTAAGCGGGGTCATAGAACTGAAAACATTTGAAACAGGCGGGAAGACGGTTAGGGGGATTAAAGTTGTTAAATTCAGAGGCAGCGACTTTGATGAAACTATGAGACCATATAAAATAACCAGCAGTGGAATTGAGGTGTACAGTGAAGAGACAATTCTGTGAGAGTGATTAGGATGAAGTTTGGCATCCCCAAGCTTGATAGATTACTTGGGGAAATTAATGAAGGGAGTGTTGTGCTGATTGAGACGCTTGGGAATCTCGGTGAGGAGATAGTGATAGAGGCACTTAAGAAAAACAGTGACAAAAGTGTTGCGTTTGTTACAAAAAGACTGAAGGAGGAGCTTGGAAAAATACCGGAGCTTAAGGATTTAAAATATATAGTGTTTGGAGAGGACTTTGCCCCTCAGGAACTCTTTAAGATCACGTATCAGCTCAGACAAATTCTTAATGGATACCTCGTTGCATTGTTTTTCTTGCAACCCTTGTTAGTGTACCATCCACCAGAGACAGTGTATAAGTTTTTTTCTGAGGTTTCCTCAATAGCTCATGATAATAAACTTGTACTGATAGCTATACTTGACAAGAGATTAATTGATGAAAGAACTCTTGCCATGTTTGAGAATGTCTCAACTCATGTTATTGAGATTGGTGAAGAACTTGAAAAATTCAGAGTGATACGTGGGATACGGATTAAAAAGTCTCCAAGAGGCTCTTCAAGTTTTTACGAGCTGGTAATTAAGGATGGAAAAGTCACCATAGGTGAGCCACTTGGATGAGGAATCCTTAATAAGAGTTTTGATAAACCTAATGGTGGTGTTAAGTGTTGCATATACTGGCATTATCTTTAACCTACTTGGACAATACTTGCAGAGAGGAGAGAGAATAGTAGCCATGCAAATAGGAGGATCTGTCTTAATTGGATTTTCACTAGTTATGATGCCTATTAAAGATACGACATTAGAACTTATTTTAGGGATTTCATGCGGTATTATAGGAACCTTTCTCCTCATATACCCACTACTTAGGTATAGGCTGGTAAAGTTTTCAAGAGTAACCGTACTTCAATGTGTTCTTATAATATTTTCAAGTCTATTTGGGCATTTATTGGGACTACATGGGGGCGCTGTTTTAAGATCTCTTAGTTTGTTGTCTATTCTTCTATTAGTTCAAGCATTGAAATCGATACATCTGTCTGATGTGGCCTTAAAGACTATTCTAAATGCTTCACTGTGGGTTTTAATACTTTATGCTTGGCTTTGGTATCCGGCCATTAGATATTTTGGAAAATGTGGATATTATTTGGTATATCTTATCTACTTTGGTGCAATTTTGATGTGGTTCTTTTCAGCCATGGCGGTTCATAGCCATCTCAAGAGGTGGTTATAATGGAATGCGTTATCATCCGGGAACTCGTTGAAATAGTAATTGGAATCTCAGTTATATCACTGTTTTTTTCAAAAAAATTTCCTATAATGTACCGATCACTACTTGCTCTTACAATTGGGGTTTTCTTCTTAGCTGAGCCCCTCACAGATCTTATTGTTGGAAATTACTCAATTCTCTTTGAGTATATTGGAGCTCTCGTGTTACTCTGGATAATAGAGAGATTTATTGCTGTGAATACTGGAACTTCATTAAGCCCGTATTACCTCGGAATGTCTGTGTTTGCTGGCATAACCCTCATTACAGTAACAAAAAATCCAACCTTTTTACATGCTGGGACTCTCTTAACGTTTGCCCTTATAACTATAAGGACTGCAGTTGCTGTGGATGTTGTTCAGTGGAAGCACAAGAATGCATTCCTTGCATCTTCACTTTTTCTGCTTGTGGCTACAGTGGCGTTTTTTATGAATTTCTTAATCTTGAGTGATTTTCTTTACTTTGGGGGCATATTCATTTTTATGCTTGCTGTGATAGAGATAACGGGGGTATAGTAATCGTTGAAACGTTAAATTTATTATCTCAAAGACTTAATGAAGGTTCATGAACATATTCATCCCCCTACTAGCAGGAGTTGTATGTGGATATTTGTTCAGGAGAAGGATTAACATAAACCTTGATAAGCCTATGAGTGCAACTTTATTGCTGTTAATTTTCTTTATGGGAGTTGAAGCAGGTAAAGTTGAAATAAACGCCTTAAACTTGTTCATCGCATCATTGACATTTGCGGTTCTGACTATTTTGGGTAGTTTGTTTTTTGCAGTGCTGTTAGGAGGCAGGTTAAGATGAGCTTTTTGTACTTGGTTTTAGCCTCTCTTTTTGCTGGGCTTTTAATTGGGAAATACACAACCCTCGAATTTGGTAGCTTATATGAAGTAATGCTATATCTGTTAATCTTCATTATTGGACTCGACTTGGGAAAAAGTAAAGGAGTGGGGGAAATTAAAAAGCTTGGAAAGATTGCATTGATTCTGCCACTTGCCACTGTAATCGGTTCTCTGCTGGGAGGACTTTTAGCGTCATTTTTGCTTAATATTCCAATAAAATGGGCATTAGGGATTTCAGCAGGATTCGGATGGTATTCATTGACAGGGCCTCTCCTAGCACAGTACTCGACTGTTTATGGTGTAATCGGATTTTTGGCAAATTTAACAAGGGAGATACTAACGATTTTGTTTTATCCGCTGGCTATTAAGAAAATACCCAAGGAACTTGCAGTTTCAATGGGAGGAGCTACGACAATGGATTCTACATTGCCAGTCATTGTAAAATTTGGAGGAAGAGAAATTACGATAATTGCTTTTGTTCATGGCTTTATCCTGACAGCAATATCTCCATTTTTAATTCCTCTTATACTTCAGCTTTGAACCATTAAGTTTATAAGTTCGAACATATTAGTTCTATTTGCAAACTATGGGGTGATCAAAATGAGCAACGAAGAAGTTATTTTGGAAGTTATGAAAAAAGCTGGAAAGCCGCTCAAAAGCGCTGAAATTGCTGAGATGACTGGCATACCAAAGAAAGAAGTTGACAAAATCATTAAAAAGCTGAAGAAGGAAGGAAAGATAATCTCACCAAAACGCTGTTATTATGCTCCTGCCGAGTGATTATTCTTTTTCTCTTTATCTTTCATGAGTTCTTTAATAAGCTTCTGGAGTTCTTCTTCGGCTTTTGCTTTTTCATATATTTCATACTCTTTTGAAACAAAATC is from Thermococcus paralvinellae and encodes:
- a CDS encoding class II SORL domain-containing protein → MLSKTIASGDWKGEKHVPVIEYKKDGDLLEIEVSVGKEIPHPNTPEHHIAWIELYFHPEGEKFPIMVGRVAFTNHSDPLTEPKAKFYIRTNKKGKLYALSYCNIHGLWENSVDVE
- a CDS encoding NAD(P)/FAD-dependent oxidoreductase; translated protein: MRLIIVGNGVAGVTLAKELSGEFDITIVDKENLPYYSKPMLSHYIAGFINEKALFPYSFEWYEKKDIELKLGVEAKVIDRARKRLITSEGELDYDILVLATGAKAREPMVEGKEHLKVLRTFEDAKAIRDALEHEGEIIILDGGFISVELAGNLAKAGYDVRLIHRRNTLLGLDEELSEILKERLENVGVKFHLNTNLVKADEGGVFTDKGYIEGTLKVCAFGIIPNREIAMRSGIHTGRGILIDEQFRTSARDVYAIGDCAEYNSIICGTARASMEHARVLANLLRGKKDRYNFELRSSVFKLADFSIAIIGKIKGAGQWINEDVKIFSAQGKILGAVVFDDLKTAMKLEKLIKTGAGYNGLL
- a CDS encoding LysO family transporter codes for the protein MNIFIPLLAGVVCGYLFRRRININLDKPMSATLLLLIFFMGVEAGKVEINALNLFIASLTFAVLTILGSLFFAVLLGGRLR
- a CDS encoding RAD55 family ATPase: MTRISTGVRGLDKMLNGGLIPGRAYLIKGGPGTGKTILSIHFLMEGVKNGEKVLYITLEEPIEILKEDMRKLGFDIDNPLFVGIDATPVKEKRSIFEGFHYEEFAKGFTELVRAVRERLKEDKFTRVVIDPITMIKLTMEDELEYRRTFLAFLKEIANYNVTLFLTSEVYEMSIEDYLVSGVIELKTFETGGKTVRGIKVVKFRGSDFDETMRPYKITSSGIEVYSEETIL
- a CDS encoding ferritin family protein, with the protein product MNELEALALALEVEKAELRFYIEMAKKAKDERAKKMFLFLAGEEAEHWNVFERKFVEKIVEKCELPTIDKRVLEKLSPKYEGSLSEVKAVEIGMEQEKLTWEFYEKAAEEAKDENVKKIFLELAKVEKAHYELLKAQYDSVMKTGIWMDYQDFSLEVD
- a CDS encoding rubrerythrin family protein, giving the protein MAVKREMTKKFLSEAYAGESQAHMKYLIFAEVAEKEGFPNIAKLFRAIAFAEFVHAKNHLKALGNVKDTVENLQMAIDGETFEVEEMYPAYKAVAELQGENEAVRSTHYALEAEKIHAGLYKKAKELAEQKKDIEIKKIYICPVCGYTAVDEAPEKCPVCNIPKEKFVVFE
- a CDS encoding iron-sulfur cluster assembly protein; protein product: MGLFDFLKQKEPKDVKKKELPEEVRRVVEILKKVRDPETELSIVDEGLVYGLTVKGKLVQVFLLMARSTPECHFCRMIAINVQRKILDEIIRILKEEGFDKVEVYNELGLLLAEE
- a CDS encoding ferritin family protein produces the protein MLGLNPISINKKKLSKNEIVQALRWAVIAELDAINFYEQFAELIDDEAVKHTFLDVANEEKEHVGEFLALLLKLDPELGKYMKKGFEEVEEETGIKVEF
- the rd gene encoding rubredoxin, with protein sequence MAKWKCIVCGYIYDEEEGDPDNGIAPGTKFEDLPDDWVCPLCGAGKDMFEKIE
- a CDS encoding iron-sulfur cluster assembly protein, coding for MKIYSPDREYPPEYLEVLEELRRIIDPVTGGDILDSGVVAGLEVTKDTLKIWLRFESHAEYNIIGESPIAYSKIIGDIMERFALVKFDNVYVYDLANNIVGKFENKGRHRPEDLGDV
- a CDS encoding winged helix-turn-helix transcriptional regulator — protein: MSNEEVILEVMKKAGKPLKSAEIAEMTGIPKKEVDKIIKKLKKEGKIISPKRCYYAPAE
- a CDS encoding lysine exporter LysO family protein → MSFLYLVLASLFAGLLIGKYTTLEFGSLYEVMLYLLIFIIGLDLGKSKGVGEIKKLGKIALILPLATVIGSLLGGLLASFLLNIPIKWALGISAGFGWYSLTGPLLAQYSTVYGVIGFLANLTREILTILFYPLAIKKIPKELAVSMGGATTMDSTLPVIVKFGGREITIIAFVHGFILTAISPFLIPLILQL
- a CDS encoding GNAT family N-acetyltransferase; translation: MKIVKVENPLSLKNELLSFVFRVYQGTNGAYPALEWVENKPNPEDFEGFKRVYEPFLEFRLGKEFDELYILKGNGEIIGVIALVYTFEDKNIWWVPEELKNEKTGLIEFFMVDPAFRGRGYGSKLLEFAVKRLKELGKEPYLITFKHLGAYQYYLKRGFKELGEYKDFVVLKYED